In Streptomyces sp. NBC_01381, the sequence CCGCGGCGGTGCCGCCGAGGCGCGCGCCGCCGTGGCCGCCGCCCGTGCCGCCTTTCCCGGCTGGGCCGCCACCCCGCCCGCCGAACGGGCCCGGCTCCTGCACGCCGTCGCCGACGGGGTCGAGGCCCGCACCGAGGACCTCGCGATCGTCGAGACCACCGACAACGGCGCCCTGCTGCGCTCGCACCGCCGCGGCGTCATGCCCCGCGTCGCCCACAACCTCCGCTACTTCGCCGACCGCCTGCTCGCCCTCGCCCACGACGACTTCGAGACCCGGGGGCACGTCAATCGCGTGAGCTGGGATCCGGCGGGGCCCGCCGTCCTCATCACGCCGTGGAACGCCCCGCTGATGCTGGCCAGTTGGAAGGTCGCGCCGGCGCTCGCGGCCGGCTCCACCGTCGTGCTCAAGCCCGCCGAGTGGACCCCGCTGACCGCCTCGCTCCTCGCGGACATCGCGCACGAGGCGGGAGTTCCTGCCGGGGTCCTCAATGTCGTGCAGGGGTACGGCGCGGAGGTGGGTGAGCCCCTCGTCGCCGACCCCGACGTACGCCGGATCAGCTTCACCGGGTCCGTGCCCAGCGCGCGGCGCATCGCCGGAACGGCCGCCGCGCACCTCGTGCCGTGCAGCTTCGAACTCGGCGGCAAGTCGCCGCTGCTCGTCTTCGCCGACGCCGATCTGGAGCTGGCCGCCGATCTCGCCGTCGAGCAGTTCGACAACGCGGGGCAGGTCTGCCTGGCCGCCACGCGCATCCTGGTCGAGGAATCCGTACGCGATGCCTTCCTTGGTCTCTTTCTTGACCGGGTAACGAAGTTGACCCAGGGAGATCCGCGCGACGGGAGCACTGATCTCGGGCCCAACATCGACCCCCGGCACATCGAGCGCGTCGACGGATTCGTGCGGCGCGCCCTGGACGCGGGTGCCAAGGCCGTCGTAGGCGGCGGCCCCAACGAGGAGCTGACCGCGCGCCTCGGCGGGAACTACTACTTCCCCACCCTCCTCACCGACGTCGCCCAGGACTCCGAGATCGTCCAGGAGGAGGTCTTCGGGCCCGTCCTCACCCTCCAGACCTTCCCCGACGGCGACGAGGACGAAGCCGTGCGCCTCGCCAACGGCACCCGTTTCGGCCTCGCCGCCACCCTCGCCACCGGCGACCACGACCGCGCCCGCCGGGTCACCGCACGGCTCGTCGCCGGGACCGTCTGGGTCAACTGCTTCTTCGTACGCGACCTCTCCGCACCCTTCGGCGGCTCCCGCCAGTCCGGCATCGGGCGCGAGGGCGGCGACTGGTCCTTCGACTTCTACTGCGACCTGAAGAACACCGTAACCGCGCCGAAGGGTTGGGCCCGCCATGGGTGAGATCGTCGGGGCGGGCCTGCTCGCCCACGTGCCGACCATCGTGCTCCCCGAGGAGACCCGCAAAGAGCTCAACGAAGGCCGCGAGATCAGCCTCGTCCCCGGCCTGCGGCGGCTGCGCGAGGAAGTCTTCGAGACGCTCGCGTACGACACCGTCGTCGTGCTCGACTCGCACTGGGCGACCACCGTCGAGTTCGTCGTCTCGGCACAGGACCGGCGTGCCGGGCTCTACACCTCCGAGGAGCTGCCGCGCGGCATGAGCCGGATGCCGTACGACTATCCCGGAGACCCCGAACTCGCCCACTCCGTCGCCGAGTTCGCCGAACGGCACGGCACCTGGATCACCCCGATCGACGACCCGTTCCTGCCCGTGTACTACGCCACCATCAATCTCTGGAAGTACCTGGGCGAAGGCCTCCCCGCCAGGAAATGGGTCTCGATCGGGGTCTGTCAGACCGGAGACACCGAGGACCATCTGCGGCTCGGCCGCGCGCTCGCCGACGGCATCGCCGCGCTGCCCGACCGCAAGGTGCTCCTCGTCGCGTCCGGCGCCCTCTCGCACACCTTCTGGCCGCTGCGACAGCTGCGAGACCACGAGTCGAGCGGGCTCAGCCACATCCGTACGCCCGAGGCGCGGGCCGCCGACGAGCTGCGCATCGCGTGGCTGGAGCGCGGCGACCACGCGCAAGTCCTGCGCACCATGCCGGAGTTCCTCACCCACAAGCCCGAGGCGCGCTTCGGCCACTACCTGATGATGATCGGTGCTCTCGGAGGAGAGCAGTGCTCTGCCGCCGGTCGCGCCTACAGCGCGTACGAGAACTCGGTCGGCACCGGACAGATGCACCTGTGGTTCGACCGCCCCGCCGGAGGCTGGACGGCCGTCCCCGACATGGAGGCCGAGGCCAGCGCATGACGGACAGCAGCAACACCACCACCACCGAATACCGCCGGATCCTCCTCGGCGGAGCCGCCGTCCAGGTCGTGCGCGACGGCGATGAACTGGTCGCCGCCGACGGCCGCCGCGTCAAGGCGGCCGAAGCGAGCCACCTGCCTCCCGTACGCCCCTCCAAGGTCATCGCCGTGCACCTCAACCACCGCAGCAGGGTCGAGGAGTTCGGGATCGGCCTGCCGCCCGCTCCCACCTTCTTCCACAAGCCCGTCTCCGCCCTCAACGCCCACGGCGGTGCGGTGGTCCGCCCCGACGGCTGCAAGTACCTCAACTACGAGGGCGAGATCGGCATCGTCATCGGCCGTACGTGCCGCAACATCGCCCCCGCCGACGCGGGCGCGTACATCGCCGGATACACCGTCGCCAACGACTACGGCCTGCACGACTTCCGCGACACCGACGCCGGCTCGATGCTCCGCGTCAAGGGCTCCGACACGCTCTGCCCGCTCGGCCCCGGACTCGTCACCGGCTGGGACTTCCACGGCAAATACCTGCGGACGTACGTCAACGGGTGGCTCGTGCAGGACGGTTCGACGGACGAGATGGAGTGGGACATGCACTATCTCGTCGCCGACATCGCCCGCACGATCACGCTGGAGCCCGGCGACGTACTCCTGTCCGGCACCCCGGCCAACTCCCGTCCTGTCGCGCCGGGCGACCTCGTCGAGGTGGAGGCCGAAGGTCTCGGCAGGCTCATGAACCGCATCGTCACGGGGCCGACGGCGATCCGCTCCGACGTCGGCGCCCAGCCCACCGAGTCCGAGGAGGTCGTCTCGACGGCCTTCGGCGGCGACTGGGAGTTCCGCGGCGTCCGGCCGCCGCGCCGCTGATCCACCCACGTACAGAAGCACGTACAGAAGCACGTGCAGAAGGGAGTTGAGATGCTCAGGATCACCGTCGACATGAAGGTCTGCCAGGACCACGGGCAGTGCGTCTTCGCCGCGCCGGACGTCTTCACGCTCGATGACGACGGCCGTCTCGTGTACGTCGCCACGCCCGACGACTCGCTGCGCGCCGACGCCGAGGACGCCGCCGACGTCTGCCCGCTGCAGGCCATCCGGGTCGAGGGCTGACCCGCCGTGGCCCCGGCGGGAATCGCCGTCGTCGGCGCGTCGCTCGGCGGTCTGCGCGCGGCGGAGCAACTGCGCGCGGCGGGCTGGCAGGAAGCGATCACCGTGTACGGGGCCGAGCCCCATCTCCCTTACAACCGGCCTCCGTTGTCCAAGGAGGTCCTCGCGGGCGAGGCGCCCGCGACCGTAACGGCGCTGCGTCACCGACCCAGCGTCCAGGACGTCGAGTGGCGGCTCGGCACGGCGGTCGTCTCCGCCGATCTGGCCGCGCGCACACTCACCCTGGCCGATGGTTCGACGCATGCGTACGAGGGTCTGGTGGCCGCCACGGGGGTGCGGCCACGCAGACTCCCACTCACCGGGGGACCGCCCCGGCATGTCGTGCGCACCCTGGAGGACTCGGCCGGACTGCGGACCGAACTCGACGAAGACGTACAGGTGTTGGTGATCGGCTCCGGATTCATCGGCTGCGAGGTGGCGGCCACCGCACGCAAGGCCGGATGCGAGGTGACGGTCGTCGCACCGGAGGCCGAGCCGATGATCCTGGCGCTCGGCGAGGGCCTGGCACGCGTACTGCGGGGGCGGCACGAGGCGTACGGGGTGCGCTTCCGCATGGGCCACCTGGTCGCCGAACTGACTGACGGGTACGTGGTGTTGGACGATGGCGCCACATGCCCGGCGGACGTCCTGGTCGAGGCCGTCGGGTCACTGCCCAACACGGAGTGGCTGGCCGCCACCGAGGGCATCGACCTCACCGACGGCATCCTCTGCGACGAGCATCTGCGCATCGGCGGCCTCCCCCACGCGGTGGCCGTCGGGGACGTGGCGCGCTTCCCCAACCCCCGCTACGGGCCGGTCGCGCGGCGCGTCGAGCACTGGTCGATCCCCTCCGACAGCGCGAAGCACGCGGCCCGCGTCCTGGTCGCGGGGCTCACCGGCGGGGAGCACGGCCTGGGGCCGTTCGCGCCGCTGCCGACGTTCTGGAGCGACCAGTTCGCGATGCGCATCCAGTCGTTCGGCCAGCCGGGGCTCGCCGAACGGTGCCAACTCCTCCAGGGGGACCCGGAGTCGTACGACAGTGATGTGCTGTACGGCTACTACCGGGACGAGCGGCTGATCGGCGTCGCCGCACTCGGCGGCCCCAAGGCGGCGGCACTCGCGGGGAGTTACCGGCGCGAGCTGATGGCGCTTCCGGAGGCGGAGGCCGCCGCGTAAATCCCTGCCGGGCCGGTCGCCCTGCGACTAGCCTGGCCCCGGCAACCGACCCTCCCAGGAGCTGAGATGCCCGGTCACCCGAGCGCGCGCTGACTTCGTAGGTCACGACCGACCTGTCATCGCGTGCTGCCCTTGAGCTGCGGCACGGCGAGCTTTCCCGCGCACCGTCTTCAGCATCTCCAGGGGCTTTTGTGTGGCGTGACCGTGATTTCCGCCGGCTCTGGGTGGGCCAGACCGCATCCCAGCTCGGCGAACAGTCGGGCCAGGTGATCCTGCCGCTCATCGCCGTGCTCGCCCTGGACGCGGGCCCGGGACAGCTCGGCGTCCTGCGCGCCGTGGAACAGGCGCCGATCCTGCTGCTCTCGCTCTTCGCGGGCGCGTGGGTGGACC encodes:
- a CDS encoding fumarylacetoacetate hydrolase family protein: MTDSSNTTTTEYRRILLGGAAVQVVRDGDELVAADGRRVKAAEASHLPPVRPSKVIAVHLNHRSRVEEFGIGLPPAPTFFHKPVSALNAHGGAVVRPDGCKYLNYEGEIGIVIGRTCRNIAPADAGAYIAGYTVANDYGLHDFRDTDAGSMLRVKGSDTLCPLGPGLVTGWDFHGKYLRTYVNGWLVQDGSTDEMEWDMHYLVADIARTITLEPGDVLLSGTPANSRPVAPGDLVEVEAEGLGRLMNRIVTGPTAIRSDVGAQPTESEEVVSTAFGGDWEFRGVRPPRR
- a CDS encoding NAD(P)/FAD-dependent oxidoreductase; amino-acid sequence: MAPAGIAVVGASLGGLRAAEQLRAAGWQEAITVYGAEPHLPYNRPPLSKEVLAGEAPATVTALRHRPSVQDVEWRLGTAVVSADLAARTLTLADGSTHAYEGLVAATGVRPRRLPLTGGPPRHVVRTLEDSAGLRTELDEDVQVLVIGSGFIGCEVAATARKAGCEVTVVAPEAEPMILALGEGLARVLRGRHEAYGVRFRMGHLVAELTDGYVVLDDGATCPADVLVEAVGSLPNTEWLAATEGIDLTDGILCDEHLRIGGLPHAVAVGDVARFPNPRYGPVARRVEHWSIPSDSAKHAARVLVAGLTGGEHGLGPFAPLPTFWSDQFAMRIQSFGQPGLAERCQLLQGDPESYDSDVLYGYYRDERLIGVAALGGPKAAALAGSYRRELMALPEAEAAA
- a CDS encoding catechol 1,2-dioxygenase, yielding MGEIVGAGLLAHVPTIVLPEETRKELNEGREISLVPGLRRLREEVFETLAYDTVVVLDSHWATTVEFVVSAQDRRAGLYTSEELPRGMSRMPYDYPGDPELAHSVAEFAERHGTWITPIDDPFLPVYYATINLWKYLGEGLPARKWVSIGVCQTGDTEDHLRLGRALADGIAALPDRKVLLVASGALSHTFWPLRQLRDHESSGLSHIRTPEARAADELRIAWLERGDHAQVLRTMPEFLTHKPEARFGHYLMMIGALGGEQCSAAGRAYSAYENSVGTGQMHLWFDRPAGGWTAVPDMEAEASA
- a CDS encoding ferredoxin, translated to MLRITVDMKVCQDHGQCVFAAPDVFTLDDDGRLVYVATPDDSLRADAEDAADVCPLQAIRVEG
- a CDS encoding aldehyde dehydrogenase, yielding MAPPAPGPPADAPRAPNTLKAPDAAPVTPLAIVAGVPVDTRHWIGGERVASAATFTDRSPIDGAPLAEIARGGAAEARAAVAAARAAFPGWAATPPAERARLLHAVADGVEARTEDLAIVETTDNGALLRSHRRGVMPRVAHNLRYFADRLLALAHDDFETRGHVNRVSWDPAGPAVLITPWNAPLMLASWKVAPALAAGSTVVLKPAEWTPLTASLLADIAHEAGVPAGVLNVVQGYGAEVGEPLVADPDVRRISFTGSVPSARRIAGTAAAHLVPCSFELGGKSPLLVFADADLELAADLAVEQFDNAGQVCLAATRILVEESVRDAFLGLFLDRVTKLTQGDPRDGSTDLGPNIDPRHIERVDGFVRRALDAGAKAVVGGGPNEELTARLGGNYYFPTLLTDVAQDSEIVQEEVFGPVLTLQTFPDGDEDEAVRLANGTRFGLAATLATGDHDRARRVTARLVAGTVWVNCFFVRDLSAPFGGSRQSGIGREGGDWSFDFYCDLKNTVTAPKGWARHG